In Pelodictyon luteolum DSM 273, the genomic stretch CGACGCTACAAATCATCAATCTGGGAACATCTGCGCTGAATTCAGTCAATTCAACCATTATAATCCCATCTCAGCCTTAACAGGTAATTCCGCCCAATCATGCTGAAAGAACAGTCAACAAAAGATCCGCTACCATTGGGGAAACCCAGAAAGGCTTTCGACTTAGCGGGCTTTATAAAAAGGTACGGCTTATTCATCCTCCTGCTTGGCGGTTTCCTTTTCGCCATGCTGACACCGCTTATCTTCATCATAAAAAAACCATACTACGAAGTTCATGCCCTCATGCAGGTTGACCCGACGGTACCTACCCTTTTCAGCAATACTGAAGAGTCCTCCATCGTGAGTTACTACCCGCGCTATATCAGCACTTCGGCTCAGGCAATGACAACCATCGACATCCTGATAAAAGCGCTTGATTCAATGAAACCGGCTGACAGAGAGGCGCTCTTCCCCAAAGGGGTACCCACGGAAACTTGCGCAGCAATTCTTCACAACATGGTGTCGGTTACTCCGGGCAACAGGGATCACATACTCACCCTTCAGATTTCCGGGAGCAAACCTGAGGGGCTTGCAGAGTTCCTCAATACTCTCATGCAGACCTATATGGAGGAAACCCGCAAAGCGAGCAACAACTCTAACAGCGACAGGCTCAAATTCCTCTATGCCCAGAAAAATGTCATCACGCAGGAGATGTCGGCCATTGAGCGGGATCTTGACAGCCTGACCCGGGATATCGGCACATCATCTTTTTCTGAAACCTTTAATATCGCAGCAAAAAACAGCGACAACCTCTTACGGTCCTACAACTCTGTCCTGAATGAACGACTTGCATATGAAACAAATTACAGGGCCCTGCAGCAATCAAATAATGCGTTAAAAAAAATCGCTCTTGACCCCTTAGTCAATGAAATTGTCTTGAATAACAATGCCTTGACTAATACAGAATCATGGACCTACCAGCAGCTCCAACAGCTGAGAAGCACCACCGACGGGCTGACAGAAATAAACCCGGAGCGTATTTATGTAGAAGGACAAATGAAATCAATGAAATCCTATGCACAGGAGCTCCGTGAAGAAGTACGCAACAAGGCAAAAAACATCACCCTTGGCAAAAGAGATATAGACATGCAAAAGTCGGTAATCATCGCCAAAAACAATTATGAAGCCGCACAAGCAAGAGAAGACACCCTGCGGGTTGCAATCAATGAAAACAGCAAGGAAGCAAAACGCATCTCGATAGGCATCCACAGAGGCGAGTATCTTTCAGCCAACTGGCAAAACAAGTTCGACCTCCTCAACAACATTGAAAAACGCATTACAGAAATTGAAATCGAGAAAAAATCCCCCCTGCGCCTTTCCGTTCTCTCTATTGCCCGCACACCGAAACAGCCGCTGAAATCAAACATCAACAAGATAACGATCCTGCTTCTCGTCGGCAGTTTCGGCCTCGTGGGCGGGGCGTTTGCAACATATGAATTTTTTGACGACACCATTAGAAGCAGCAAGGATATCACGCATGCACTTGGGCACCCTCCCGTGCAAACCATCGTCAACCTCAGGGCGCCGAATGCAGAGGATCAGGAACAGCTTAGCCTTGCTCCCGATGATTTTCGGGCACATCAGATCGGGAGCCTTGCCGTCAAATTCTTTAGGGAAAGAACATCGAGCAATGCTAGGGCGCTCATTTTCACAGGTACGGATAAGGGGGTAGGATCATCAGCCATCACATTCAGCTGTGCCAAAGCCCTCTCGCAGCTTGTCCCGAAAGTACTCATTATCGATGGAGACATCGAAGCCGCGCCAATCGACGAGGACGATGAATTCCAGATCAGCCTGCCGGGGCTCTGCGATTACCTGGCCGACTCAATGACGCTGGAAGAATGCATAGTCAGCACTCCCGGTGACAATATTGATATGATGTATGCTGGCAATATCACCGGTAGAAGTGTCCCGCGCCAGAAAATTCCTGAACTCTTTGCTGAACTGAAAGAGAAATACGATTTCATCTGCGTGGACAGCACCCCCCTTCTCAAAAGCCACCTGGCTGAGCAGTTCGCCATGCATGCCGATATCGTAACACTGATCTCACTCGGCGATAGCTCTAAATTCAGGGATCTGAGAAAAGCTGCAGCTTTGCTGGTTCTGCTTGGAGTACCGAGCATCGCGCCCATCCTGAATTTCGGGGGGATCCGCAAAACTCTGACTATTGCCGAAATGTTCGACAACCCCCCCGCCCTCATAAGCAAAGTGGTTCCAGAAAAGATGATTGACGGCATACGGCGTTCGCCGGTCGGGATCCGCATGATTGACAAGCTACTGCAGTTCACACAGAAACTCCAGCAAACAAAAGATTAGTATGAAGACAAGCCGGCAGGTGATTTCAGCAACAGAGCCAGACTTGAGCAGAGAACAGGCCATCCCGGGCAAATACGAACCGGGCAAATACCTTCTGGCATCAATACGGCGCTATCAGTCTTTAAGAACAAAAGGCCCTACAGGTAAGTTGCTTTCAAAAATCACCGTACTACAACACCGATTCTGGAGCGCGGTTTGTGGAGCGGACATCCCAATCAATGCCAACCTCGGAGGAGGTCTCCTGATCCCTCACCCAAACGGCATCGTGATCCATCCTGCGGCAATAATCGGTCCCAACTGCCTGATCATGCATCAAGTCACTATCGGCACTACGGGAAAAGGGACTCCAATCATTGAAGGCCATGTTGATATAGGTGCTGGCGCCAAGATCTTGGGAGAAGTACACATTGGGGCCCATGCACTAATAGGAGCCAATGCGGTGGTACTCAAAAATGTACCGGCAAACACGACCGCAGTCGGCGTACCGGCAAGAATCAAGGGTAATCCGTGAAAAAGAAACCGTATGATCAATTGCGGAAAATGAAAGAGAAACATTCGACACGGTTATGCATAGCTTACGCTGCCGGACCGGGTGATATCGTTAAAACATTTTCCTACTGGCAGAAAGGAAACGACGACCCTCATCAGGTTTCGACAACCTATAGCGCAATGTTCTTTGATGCATGCCGTTCGCTCAATGCGAGGGGTATCGCCATTTCTTCATGCCCCAGAAAAGACCGTATCGTCACGGACCGGTTCCATGTCGAAAACCTCCCTAAAAATCCGCAAGCGAATGCCATTGCGTTTCATAAGGAACAGGTCAGCTATGTTCTAAGGGTTGCTGATTTTGCTAAAAAGCAGGGTGCAGACTTCCTGATCCTCAGTGAGGCTACAGGATATTTTTTCCCGCTTCTATGGGCAATACCCTCAAGGATGAAGCTGATCCCCACGCTGCACTGCAACCTCAAGTCTCGTTTTCGGCCTCTCTCTGCAGCTCAGAAGCTGATACAGTTCATGAATGCTATGTTTTTCATCAGAAAAGCATCGGCCATCATGTCCGTTTCACCAAGCGTAACCGAACAGATTGAGGGGATGACTTACGCCATGGCCTCACCGGTCCATCGCTTCTATCAGCTCTATCGACGAAAGTATTTTGAGTGTATCAACCCGCCAATACATCATAATAAACCCTTCAATATTCTGTTCGTAGGGCGGATGGAAACCGATAAAGGCATTTTTGACCTGCTTCAGATCGCCAGGGACCTCAGAGAAAAAGGACACACGGACATCGTCATCAATCTTTGTGGTGGAGGATCAGAAGAAACCGGGCTGCGCATGGCAGCATCAGCGTATGGGATAGAGGAAACATTCCGAATCCATGGCTTCTGCCGCCAGGACGAAATGCTTGAGCATATCAACAATAGCCATGCATTCATCGTGCCGACAAGAACAACATTCGAAGAAGGGTACAACAAAGCACTTGTGGAGGGGCTGCTTTCAGGAAGACCGGTCATCACATCCATTGTATGCGCCTACCCCCACCTTGAAGAGCTCAACAGCGGAATCATTCTTGTCCCGCCTGATGAAACTGAAGGGTACCGTGAGGCCATTGAACGACTGGCTTACGACAGCGCATTTTATGCAGAAAAACAAAATGGA encodes the following:
- a CDS encoding serine O-acetyltransferase → MKTSRQVISATEPDLSREQAIPGKYEPGKYLLASIRRYQSLRTKGPTGKLLSKITVLQHRFWSAVCGADIPINANLGGGLLIPHPNGIVIHPAAIIGPNCLIMHQVTIGTTGKGTPIIEGHVDIGAGAKILGEVHIGAHALIGANAVVLKNVPANTTAVGVPARIKGNP
- a CDS encoding GumC family protein, with amino-acid sequence MLKEQSTKDPLPLGKPRKAFDLAGFIKRYGLFILLLGGFLFAMLTPLIFIIKKPYYEVHALMQVDPTVPTLFSNTEESSIVSYYPRYISTSAQAMTTIDILIKALDSMKPADREALFPKGVPTETCAAILHNMVSVTPGNRDHILTLQISGSKPEGLAEFLNTLMQTYMEETRKASNNSNSDRLKFLYAQKNVITQEMSAIERDLDSLTRDIGTSSFSETFNIAAKNSDNLLRSYNSVLNERLAYETNYRALQQSNNALKKIALDPLVNEIVLNNNALTNTESWTYQQLQQLRSTTDGLTEINPERIYVEGQMKSMKSYAQELREEVRNKAKNITLGKRDIDMQKSVIIAKNNYEAAQAREDTLRVAINENSKEAKRISIGIHRGEYLSANWQNKFDLLNNIEKRITEIEIEKKSPLRLSVLSIARTPKQPLKSNINKITILLLVGSFGLVGGAFATYEFFDDTIRSSKDITHALGHPPVQTIVNLRAPNAEDQEQLSLAPDDFRAHQIGSLAVKFFRERTSSNARALIFTGTDKGVGSSAITFSCAKALSQLVPKVLIIDGDIEAAPIDEDDEFQISLPGLCDYLADSMTLEECIVSTPGDNIDMMYAGNITGRSVPRQKIPELFAELKEKYDFICVDSTPLLKSHLAEQFAMHADIVTLISLGDSSKFRDLRKAAALLVLLGVPSIAPILNFGGIRKTLTIAEMFDNPPALISKVVPEKMIDGIRRSPVGIRMIDKLLQFTQKLQQTKD
- a CDS encoding glycosyltransferase family 4 protein — translated: MKLIPTLHCNLKSRFRPLSAAQKLIQFMNAMFFIRKASAIMSVSPSVTEQIEGMTYAMASPVHRFYQLYRRKYFECINPPIHHNKPFNILFVGRMETDKGIFDLLQIARDLREKGHTDIVINLCGGGSEETGLRMAASAYGIEETFRIHGFCRQDEMLEHINNSHAFIVPTRTTFEEGYNKALVEGLLSGRPVITSIVCAYPHLEELNSGIILVPPDETEGYREAIERLAYDSAFYAEKQNGTQRGMEPFFDPACSWQAVLERIITNIRKHG